The sequence TACCTGCTGAACGACGTAATCCGGTATTGGCGGACCATCTGCGTGGACTTCGAGGAGAAGACGGCAGATGGGGATAAACCGCGAGCGATACGTCTCGTAAAACTGCGGTTCGCGCGAATGATGCTCTACTTCGGTGGGGTTGCAGCGATCGCCCGCACCGACGACGACGTGCCCGCGGCGACAAAACGGGACATGCTGCTCGAGACCTTCGCGATGCCTCCGGCAGACCGCCTAACGCAGGCGTTTGGTGACGCCGAGATGGAAGCCCCACTCGCGGCCTATGCTACGTTCCTCAATGCCATCGACGACACAGCAATCCGCGACGCGCTGGAGCGCGATGGGCATGAGGGGCTCGAAACGATCGAGTACCAAGAATTGCTCGAGGTAGCTCGGGAATTCCGGCAAGGGCTTCAGGATGTCCTGGTGGGGCCTGAGGGCCTCCGAGGCAGGATCGGTTCGGCACTCTTGCTGTGACGGCGGTGAACGCTGAGCGAATCTTGGTCTTGGTGCGACATGCGCCGACGGCGTGGAACCGCGACGGTCTCGTAATGGGTCAAACCGACATTCCCTTGGACGCGATGGGACGCCATGAAGCGACCATCGCTGCGTATACGGCGGGCCTTCAAGGCATGAGCATAGATGGTCTCTTCTGCAGTCCGATGAAACGATGTGTCCAGACGGCGGAGGCGCTTGGCATCGTTCTCGACTTGGAGACGCAGTTGGTGCCGGGGTTGAAAGAGCGCGGTTGGGGCCCTTTCGAAGGACAGCCGAAGAGTGAGCGCAGTCGCGGCTCCGAGGCCCAGGGCGTCGAGGATCTCTACGACCTGACGATCCGCGTAGCTGAGGCGCTTTGCTGGATCGGGGAGCGTGCAACCACGCCTCTGATCGTGACTCATTCTGGTGTCATTCGCGTAGCACTCGCGAGAAGCGGTCAGTCGTCTGATGCGCGGGTCCCGCATCTAACGCCAATACGCGTTAGGTGGAAGCCGACGGCGAGAAAGTAGGCGCGACCCTTGGGTCGCGCACTTCAAGGGTGCGTCTCTTCGCAGTGCCGAGGCCTCTGGAGCCTCGGCCCGGGGGCGGGATGCTGGCGTCAGCCGCCTCGCCGCCGAACGGCGCCCCCTCCATTGCGCGGGGCTCGAAGGCCACCAGCTCCGTCGAACCGATGGGAAAACCCAGCTTTACCGACAGGCAGCTCGAGCTATCCTCCCGGGTATTCTCGAAAATCGTGGTCACCTAGGCGTCACGTATCCTGTCGTCTGGGGGCCGTCGAGGTCTTCAATGCGGCAAAAAGCGAAGTTGCCGAGCCGGGCCATCATTTCGACAGCGATCTTAGCAATATCGTCATACCTCTCTCGGTCATACTGATCCGTCGTGAAGAACTCACCTGTCGATGCGAGTGACTGAAGTCGCTTTGCGTATTCAAGTCATAGGTCTTCCATGTCTGTCAAATTGCGATCCTCAAGGCTTTATGCGTTGCAACATTAACCTACGCGAAGCGGACGTCGCCGTCCCGTATGTCCTGCTCAGTGGACCTTGGCCGTCGGAAAATGCTGCGCGTCTCGCGAACGACCGCTTCGGTGAAGCTGCGCCGGAGCGTTGTCACGCATTCCCAAAGGCGGCGAAGGGCCGATCTTGTCGCGCCGGCCCCTGCTGCAAACCCAAACACTCCGCCATCAGCGCGGTCAATGTCGGGCTTGGAGCTCCCATTCGTGGCTTCGACCGGGACGAACTAGTCGGTGCGTCTAGTAGAAGACAGCAGTGCTGTGCTTCGGATAGAAGGACTAGATCAGCGATGGTTTGCGTTGCTCGAACGTAAATGTATATATTATGCACGACCTGGTTGGATGGATTGAAAATCCTCGTGTCGGTGGTTCGATTCCGCCCCCGGGCACCATATTAAAAATATCAAACGCGAATTAGGTCTTTGTCCCAGATTTTGTCCCACTAGCGGACGTGTCGGGAAATGGCGCTTTTGTCGTGGCTCCGTGCTCCTGCCAGTCTGCGAGAGATCTCTCGGGGCCCGCCCCGAAACGGTCAGGCGCGGGGTTCGTCCATTTGGGTCACGCCCGCCAGTGCCGAAATCTCGCCCGAGATCGCGCCGGCTGTCGCGAGCAGATCCTGGTGGTAGAGGTCGTAGGCCCGGTCGAAGCGCATGGCGGTCGAGGCCCAGATGATGGTGATTGCCGCCACGACCTTGCCGTGGTGATAGATCGGGGCAGAGAGGCTCTCGGTTTCGCTGACATAGTCCTCCCGTCTGAAACCGACGCCGAGCTGCCGGGTCTGTTCGAGCACGCGGGCGAGGGGGCCGTCACGCAGGATGAGCGGCAGGGGTTCGTTCCGCTCCTCCGCGATAATGCGGACGATCTCTTCACTCTCTTCCGGCGGCAGGAACGCCAGATGCGCGCGCCCCGAGGCTGTTTCGGGAATGGGCAGCTTGCGGCCCACCATGCCGTGATTCACCGCGTAGGGGCTGATGCTGTGGGTCGATTCCCGCACTTCCATCCGGTATTCGCGCATGGTCATGAGGTCGATCGGCCAGAGGATGCGCCGCCCCAGCTGTATCATCTTGGGGATCGCGACCTGGCAGACCCAGTCCTCGTCGCGGAACCCCGAACTGAGCGATTTGGTGTGCAGCGTCGGGCGCCATTTCTCGGACGACCGGTCGCGAATGACGAGTTCCATTTCCTCGAGCGTTTCCAGAAGCCGGTAGACCGACGCGCGGGGAATTCCCGTGGCAGCCGCGATTTCGGAGGGCTTCAGCCCGTTGTTCTGATTGATCGTCTGGAGGACGCTGACGCCGCGTTTAAGCGACCGGATGGTTGAGTCTGAAATCTTGACACCTCGGGGTTGGGTAGCATTCAGGGTTTCATGTCGTTCTAGCCCAGTAAAGCCGCCTTGTCCGCTTGGCGGGCAGATGTGTTCGCCAAGCGGACGCTCGATGCAAAATTGCGGAACCGGGCAGGGGAGGCGCCTAGGAATGGCCCGAGCAGAGGTTCACGCTTCGCTGCCCAACGGAGGATCGGCAATATGACATTGAAGTCCCTTGGCTATATCGGGGTGAACTCTTCCAGGACGGCGGACTGGAGTTCCTTTGCCACTGATCTTCTTGGCATGCAGCAGGTCGATCGCGGCGGCAGCAGCCGGGCGTTCCGGATGGACGACCGCAAGCAGCGCCTGATCGTGACGGGCGAGGGCGAGGACAACCTGGCGTTCATGGGGTGGGAAGTGGACACGCCGGATGATCTGGACCGGCTTGCGTCGAAGCTCGAGAATGCCGGGGTCGAGGTGACCTGGCACGGAAGCGCGCTGGCGGATCAGCGTCACGTTGCGCGCCTCATTTCCTTCCACGATCCGGATGGCAATTGCATCGAGGTCTTCAGCGGCCCGGAGATCGCGAGCGACCCCTTCGTGCCGGGGCGGCCGATTTCGGGGTTCAAGACCGGCACGCTCGGGATGGGTCACGCCGTGCTGCACGTCGAGAACGTGGAGGGGCTGCTCGAATTCTACCGGGACTTGCTGGGTTTCAGCGTCACCGACTACGGGCTGACGCCCTATCCGCTGTATTTCTTCCATATCAACGGCCGGCATCACAGCTTTGCCATGGTCGGTTCCGGGCGCAAGGGGCTGCACCATTTCATGGTCGAGCTGCAGATGCTCGACGATGTGGGGCAGGCCTACGACATCGCCGAGGCGGAGAAAGATCGCGTTGCCTACACGCTGGGCCGTCATTCCAACGATCACATGATGAGCTTCTACGCCAACTCGCCCTCCGGTTTCTTCGTGGAATACGGCTGGGGCGCGCAGGTGATCGACCCCGCCACCTGGGAGCCGTTCGAGACGCACGAAGGGCCGTCGACATGGGGCCACGAGCGCGTGCATCTCCCCGAGGATTCCGAGGTCCGGCAGCGGATGCGCGACATGCGGATGAACAACGCCAGGACCGGCTTCCGGGCCGCCGACCCGGTGCCGAACTGTGCCTGGCTCGACACTGTCGTGCATCGCGAGTGATCGCGCGCGGCACCGCAATGACCATGGAAAACGGAAAGTGACATGAAGATAGCTTCCTACATCTTGCCCAATGGGCAGCGCTCCTACGGAAAA is a genomic window of Sulfitobacter alexandrii containing:
- a CDS encoding histidine phosphatase family protein — encoded protein: MRHAPTAWNRDGLVMGQTDIPLDAMGRHEATIAAYTAGLQGMSIDGLFCSPMKRCVQTAEALGIVLDLETQLVPGLKERGWGPFEGQPKSERSRGSEAQGVEDLYDLTIRVAEALCWIGERATTPLIVTHSGVIRVALARSGQSSDARVPHLTPIRVRWKPTARK
- a CDS encoding VOC family protein, whose amino-acid sequence is MTLKSLGYIGVNSSRTADWSSFATDLLGMQQVDRGGSSRAFRMDDRKQRLIVTGEGEDNLAFMGWEVDTPDDLDRLASKLENAGVEVTWHGSALADQRHVARLISFHDPDGNCIEVFSGPEIASDPFVPGRPISGFKTGTLGMGHAVLHVENVEGLLEFYRDLLGFSVTDYGLTPYPLYFFHINGRHHSFAMVGSGRKGLHHFMVELQMLDDVGQAYDIAEAEKDRVAYTLGRHSNDHMMSFYANSPSGFFVEYGWGAQVIDPATWEPFETHEGPSTWGHERVHLPEDSEVRQRMRDMRMNNARTGFRAADPVPNCAWLDTVVHRE
- a CDS encoding IclR family transcriptional regulator domain-containing protein; the encoded protein is MPRRLPCPVPQFCIERPLGEHICPPSGQGGFTGLERHETLNATQPRGVKISDSTIRSLKRGVSVLQTINQNNGLKPSEIAAATGIPRASVYRLLETLEEMELVIRDRSSEKWRPTLHTKSLSSGFRDEDWVCQVAIPKMIQLGRRILWPIDLMTMREYRMEVRESTHSISPYAVNHGMVGRKLPIPETASGRAHLAFLPPEESEEIVRIIAEERNEPLPLILRDGPLARVLEQTRQLGVGFRREDYVSETESLSAPIYHHGKVVAAITIIWASTAMRFDRAYDLYHQDLLATAGAISGEISALAGVTQMDEPRA